From the Lolium rigidum isolate FL_2022 chromosome 2, APGP_CSIRO_Lrig_0.1, whole genome shotgun sequence genome, one window contains:
- the LOC124687598 gene encoding UDP-glycosyltransferase 82A1-like: MGADPELSDLAAVVLVPFPAQGHVTPMLHLARALAARGVASTVAVPDFVHRRMGSCADVASGGVGLASIPSGIFDDGGEPPGFASIAHAMEHHMPAHLERMLTRGHAACVVVDVLASWAIPVASRCGVPAVGFWPAMLASFRVVAAIPELLRRRFISDSGIPILTDGFDKDQENADLRTANNLRILPEELQLGTKELLPWLVGCTASQEKRFAFWLQILQRTRNLRCLLVNSFPSEAADEDSDQLHASQGLQILHVGPLSIHGLLENSLKLPGKNPSMWQADGSCMDWLDQQRPGSVIYVSFGSWVAPIGSDEISELALGLEATGRPFLWVLKNDPSWRAGLPAGYLETVTGRGKVVAWAPQGGVLAHEAVGCYLTHCGWNSTLEAIQHGVRLLCYPVSGDQFINSAFIVKMWETGIRLRSTRRCDVKDGIGRIMEGDDGRRLQQKMYELRERVMAGEARFVAKRNLEAFVDGIKRDDLPFHQLAAKVYTPPSQIVVPA, from the exons ATGGGAGCGGATCCAGAGCTTTCCGACCtcgccgccgtcgtcctcgtgCCGTTCCCGGCGCAGGGTCACGTCACGCCGATGCTCCACCTGGCGCGCGCCCTCGCCGCGCGCGGCGTTGCGTCAACCGTCGCCGTACCCGACTTCGTCCACCGCCGCATGGGAAGCTGTGCCGACGTCGCCAGCGGCGGCGTGGGGCTTGCGTCGATCCCCAGCGGCATCTTTGACGACGGCGGCGAGCCCCCGGGCTTCGCCAGCATCGCGCACGCGATGGAGCACCACATGCCGGCGCACCTGGAGCGGATGCTGACGCGGGGGCACGCCGCGTGTGTCGTCGTTGACGTCCTCGCGTCGTGGGCCATCCCGGTCGCCTCCCGGTGCGGCGTGCCGGCCGTGGGGTTCTGGCCGGCGATGCTGGCGAGCTTCCGCGTCGTGGCTGCCATCCCGGAGCTTCTTCGACGGCGGTTCATCTCAGATTCCG GCATTCCCATTTTGACAGATGGGTTCGACAAAGATCAAGAAAACGCAGACCTGCGGACGGCCAACAACCTGCGCATATTACCCGAAGAATTGCAACTTGGCACCAAAGAGCTGCTGCCATGGCTCGTCGGCTGCACAGCATCGCAAGAAAAAAGATTTGCATTCTGGCTCCAGATCTTACAGCGCACGAGGAACCTCCGCTGCCTCCTCGTCAACTCCTTCCCCAGCGAAGCCGCCGATGAAGACTCCGACCAGCTCCACGCGTCACAGGGCCTGCAAATCCTCCATGTTGGGCCACTGTCTATACACGGGTTACTTGAGAATTCACTGAAGTTGCCAGGAAAGAACCCTAGCATGTGGCAGGCAGATGGATCCTGCATGGACTGGCTGGACCAGCAGCGTCCAGGATCAGTAATCTACGTTTCCTTTGGGAGTTGGGTCGCGCCGATCGGGTCGGACGAGATCAGCGAGCTCGCGCTTGGCCTCGAGGCAACTGGGCGGCCATTCCTGTGGGTTCTGAAGAACGACCCGTCGTGGCGAGCCGGCCTCCCCGCCGGGTACCTGGAGACGGTGACCGGCCGTGGGAAGGTCGTCGCCTGGGCGCCGCAGGGAGGCGTCCTCGCGCACGAGGCCGTCGGGTGCTACCTCACGCACTGCGGCTGGAACTCCACGCTCGAGGCCATACAGCACGGGGTGCGTCTCCTGTGCTACCCCGTGTCCGGCGACCAGTTCATCAACTCTGCCTTCATCGTTAAGATGTGGGAGACAGGGATCAGGTTGCGGAGCACTAGACGATGCGATGTGAAAGACGGTATCGGGAGAATCATGGAAGGAGATGATGGTAGACGACTGCAGCAGAAGATGTATGAATTGAGGGAAAGGGTTATGGCGGGTGAGGCAAGGTTTGTAGCGAAGAGGAACCTCGAGGCCTTTGTGGACGGAATTAAGAGAGATGATCTTCCGTTTCATCAACTTGCCGCCAAGGTTTATACTCCTCCCTCCCAAATTGTAGTGCCGGCTTGA